GTCGCCGTGCAGGACCTGTCGTTCGCGGCCGAGCGGAAGAAGATCACTGCGCTGATCGGGCCGAACGGCGCCGGCAAGACCACGGTCTTCAACTGCATCACCGGCTTCTACAAGCCGAGCGGCGGCAGCATCAGCCTGACCCACGACGACGGCGGGGTGATCGCGCTGGATCGGCTCAACGACTTCCGCATCGCCAAGCAGGCCAGGGTCGCGCGCACGTTCCAGAACATCCGCCTGTTTCCGGGCATGACCGCGCTGGAAAACCTGATGGTGGCGCAGCACAACGCACTTATGCGCGCCTCCGGCTTCACCTTCCTCGGCCTCATCGGAGCACCGGCGTACCGCGACGCCGAAAAGCGCGCGATCGATCTCGCCACCGACTGGTTGAAGCGGGTCAATCTGCTCGAGCGCGCCGACGATGCCGCCGGCAATTTCGCCTATGGCGACCAGCGCCGGCTGGAAATCGCACGCGCCATGTGCACCGAGCCCGCGCTGCTGTGCCTGGACGAGCCTGCCGCCGGTCTCAATGCCCGCGAGAGCGCGGCCCTGAGCGAGCTGTTGCTGTCGATCCGCGACGAACTCGGCACCTCGATCCTGCTGATCGAGCACGACATGTCCGTGGTCATGGAAATTTCCGACCACATCGTGGTGATGGACCACGGCGTCAAGATCGCGGAAGGCACGCCGCGCCAGGTCCGCGACGATCCCAAGGTGATAGCCGCCTATCTCGGCGCCGACGAAGACGAGGCCGCGGCCGTGATGGAGAGCGGGTCGTGACGTCGCCCCTGCTCGCGATCCGCGGTCTTCGCGCCGCCTACGGCAAGATCGAGGCGCTGAAAGGCGTCGACGTCGAGATCAACGCTGGCGAGATCGTCGCGCTGATCGGCGCCAATGGCGCCGGCAAATCGACCCTGATGATGACGATTTTCGGCAAGCCGCGCGCCCGCGCCGGCCACATCGTTTACGAGGGCCGCGACATCACCGACGTCCCCACCCACGAGATCGCGCATTTGCGCATTGCGCAATCGCCGGAAGGCCGCCGCATCTTCCCGCGCATGAGCGTGGCGGAAAACCTGCAGATGGGGGCGGACGCCACCGAATGCACGGAGAGCGAACGCGAAGCCACGCTGCAGCGCGTGTTCACGCTGTTTCCGCGGCTGAAGGAACGCTACGCCCAGCGCGGCGGAACCCTGTCCGGCGGCGAACAGCAGATGCTGGCGATCGGCCGCGCGCTGATGAGCCGTCCCCGGCTGCTCCTGCTCGACGAGCCTTCGCTCGGCCTTGCACCGCTGATCGCGCGCCAGATTTTCGATGCGATCCGCACCCTGAACCGGCAGGACGGCCTGACCGTCCTGATCGTGGAGCAGAACGCCAACCACGCACTCAAGCTCGCCCATCGCGGTTATGTCATGGTCAATGGCCTGATCACGCTGGCCGGGACCGGGGCCGAGTTGTTGCAGCGCCCAGAGATTCGCGCCGCCTACCTGGAAGGCGGCCGGCACGGCTGAGGCCCGCCAAAGGCCACCAAGTCGAATGACGTGCGGCCGAATGTGGCGAGATATCTCCGCCGCTGCCCGTATTTTGCCGGTGACTTCTCGGCGATTTCATTCAAGAATGGCGCCGGTTTGGACCGGGCGTGCCCCGGCAACTTCCACAGGCGACCACCCGCGAGGTATCTCATGAAATCACTGAAGCTCATCGGTCTGGCATTCGGCGCATCGCTCGCGCTGTCGAGCGCGGCATTCGCGCAGGATGTCACCGTCGCAGTCGCAGGCCCGATGACCGGCGGCGAGTCCGCCTTCGGCCGCCAGATGAAGAACGGCGCCGAGATGGCCGTGACCGACATCAACGCCGCCGGCGGGGTCAATGGCAAGAAGCTGGCGCTCTCCGTCGAGGACGACGCCTGCGATCCGAAGCAGGCGCGCTCGATCGCCGAGAAGATCGCCGGCGCGAAAATCCCGTTCGTGGCCGGGCACTATTGCTCGTCGTCGTCGATCCCCGCCTCCGAAGCCTATGCCGACGGCAACGTGCTCCAGATCACGCCGGCCTCGACCAATCCGCTGTTCACCGAGCGCAAGCTCTGGAACGTGGCCCGCGTCTGCGGCCGTGACGACCAGCAGGGCCTGATCGCGGCGCAGTACATTGCCAAGAACTACAAGGGCAAGAACATCGCGATCCTCAACGACAAGACCACCTACGGCAAGGGTCTTGCCGACGAGACCAAGAAGGCGCTCAACAAGGCCGGCATCACCGAGAAGATGTATGAGTCCTACAACAAGGGCGACAAGGACTTCAACGCGATCGTCTCGCGCCTGAAGCGTGACAACATCGACCTCGTCTATGTCGGCGGCTATCATCAGGAAAGCGGCCTGATCCTGCGTCAGATGCGCGACCAGGGCCTCAAGACCGTGCTGATGGCCGGCGACGCGCTCGCCGACAAGGAGTACGCCTCCATCACCGGTCCGGCGGGCGAAGGCACGCTGTTTACCTTCGGTCCCGATCCGCGCAACAAGCCGACGGCGAAGAAGATCGTCGAGGCCTTCAAGGCCAAGGGCATCGATCCCGAAGGCTACACGCTCTACACCTACGCGGCGATGCAGGTCTGGTCGCAGGCCGCGAAGAAGGCCGGCACCACAGACGCCAAGAAGGTCATGGAGGCGGTGAAGGCCGGCAAGTGGGACACCGTGATCGGCCCGATCGAGTATGACGCCAAGGGCGACATCAAGCAGATCGACTACGTCGTCTACAAGTGGGACGCGAAGGGCGGTTACACCGAGATCAGTGGCAGCGGCACCTAGCCACCGGTCTTGTCCTCAATCCTCTCAATCATCATCACGCCCCGGCTTACCCCCGGGGCGTTTTGTCTTGCGACAGGATCAGACGGTTTCGGACAGCTCGCCGCCCGCCGCTGCCTGGGCCTTCCGCAGGGCTTGCAGGAGATCGTTCGGCCGAAACGGCTTTTGCAGGCAGGCGACGTTGGCGAGGTGCGGAGATTGCTCCATGAAGTCGAGCGCGGTCATCCCGGAGACCGCGATGACGGGAAGCGCCGGCGCCCGTTCGCGCAGACCCGCGATGACATCGACGCCGCTGGTGTCGCCGAGGAAGATGTCGACGATCGCCGCGTCAAAGGAACCTTCCGCAAAGGTTTTCAGCCCGGCCGCACCACTCTCGGCCTCCACGG
This genomic stretch from Bradyrhizobium daqingense harbors:
- a CDS encoding ABC transporter ATP-binding protein, whose protein sequence is MSGDKILSVHRLTMRFGGIVAVQDLSFAAERKKITALIGPNGAGKTTVFNCITGFYKPSGGSISLTHDDGGVIALDRLNDFRIAKQARVARTFQNIRLFPGMTALENLMVAQHNALMRASGFTFLGLIGAPAYRDAEKRAIDLATDWLKRVNLLERADDAAGNFAYGDQRRLEIARAMCTEPALLCLDEPAAGLNARESAALSELLLSIRDELGTSILLIEHDMSVVMEISDHIVVMDHGVKIAEGTPRQVRDDPKVIAAYLGADEDEAAAVMESGS
- a CDS encoding ABC transporter ATP-binding protein, whose product is MTSPLLAIRGLRAAYGKIEALKGVDVEINAGEIVALIGANGAGKSTLMMTIFGKPRARAGHIVYEGRDITDVPTHEIAHLRIAQSPEGRRIFPRMSVAENLQMGADATECTESEREATLQRVFTLFPRLKERYAQRGGTLSGGEQQMLAIGRALMSRPRLLLLDEPSLGLAPLIARQIFDAIRTLNRQDGLTVLIVEQNANHALKLAHRGYVMVNGLITLAGTGAELLQRPEIRAAYLEGGRHG
- a CDS encoding branched-chain amino acid ABC transporter substrate-binding protein, producing MKSLKLIGLAFGASLALSSAAFAQDVTVAVAGPMTGGESAFGRQMKNGAEMAVTDINAAGGVNGKKLALSVEDDACDPKQARSIAEKIAGAKIPFVAGHYCSSSSIPASEAYADGNVLQITPASTNPLFTERKLWNVARVCGRDDQQGLIAAQYIAKNYKGKNIAILNDKTTYGKGLADETKKALNKAGITEKMYESYNKGDKDFNAIVSRLKRDNIDLVYVGGYHQESGLILRQMRDQGLKTVLMAGDALADKEYASITGPAGEGTLFTFGPDPRNKPTAKKIVEAFKAKGIDPEGYTLYTYAAMQVWSQAAKKAGTTDAKKVMEAVKAGKWDTVIGPIEYDAKGDIKQIDYVVYKWDAKGGYTEISGSGT
- a CDS encoding response regulator, yielding MPRVLIIDDQKDVRAMIAMVLRVNRFEAVEAESGAAGLKTFAEGSFDAAIVDIFLGDTSGVDVIAGLRERAPALPVIAVSGMTALDFMEQSPHLANVACLQKPFRPNDLLQALRKAQAAAGGELSETV